One Terriglobia bacterium genomic window carries:
- a CDS encoding gag protein, protein MATQIGTRIFRAEQQDWKIVLESAFGVRSPFYFAAIRPAGSEPLTVDDWVIQMKAQVDACDDALLANLTANGVGGNDLVVPGLPHFPEGLTLGQVVARRDAS, encoded by the coding sequence ATGGCAACGCAGATCGGGACGAGGATTTTTAGGGCAGAACAGCAGGACTGGAAGATCGTGTTGGAGAGCGCGTTTGGGGTGCGCTCGCCGTTCTACTTTGCCGCCATCCGACCGGCCGGCAGCGAGCCCTTGACAGTGGACGATTGGGTCATCCAGATGAAGGCTCAGGTGGATGCCTGCGATGACGCCCTGCTCGCCAATTTGACGGCCAACGGGGTGGGGGGCAACGACCTGGTCGTGCCGGGTCTTCCGCACTTCCCTGAGGGGCTCACGCTGGGCCAGGTTGTGGCCCGGCGGGACGCCTCCTAA
- a CDS encoding prephenate dehydrogenase/arogenate dehydrogenase family protein: MRQITILGTGLIGGSLALALKRHGFTGRIVGCDRSQVLAQARALGAIDLAHEDAAQACANSDVVVLATPVGAIMDLLDRLGPLLPPDTLFTDVGSTKGDVITRARDIFGDRVGERFLAGHPMAGKENSGIDQADADLFTGAVWLFTPLPGQDIRRGRAGEYVQWIERIGARVLEMDSDRHDRLCAWISHLPQMLSTALAAALQEEFGNDLDLEAIGGRALREMTRLARSPYSMWRDIALTNTANIQEALQRLEQRLFHLRENLRTRELEMEFDTARRFRKP, from the coding sequence GTGCGCCAGATCACCATCCTCGGCACCGGCCTCATCGGCGGCTCGCTGGCGCTGGCGTTAAAGAGACATGGCTTCACAGGCCGCATCGTCGGCTGCGATCGTTCTCAAGTCCTCGCGCAGGCCAGGGCTCTCGGCGCTATCGATCTCGCCCACGAAGATGCTGCGCAAGCCTGCGCCAACAGCGATGTCGTCGTCCTCGCCACCCCCGTCGGCGCGATCATGGATCTGCTGGACCGCCTTGGCCCGCTGCTCCCGCCCGACACACTCTTTACCGACGTCGGCAGTACCAAGGGCGACGTCATCACCCGCGCCCGCGACATCTTCGGCGATCGGGTGGGAGAGCGTTTTCTCGCCGGTCATCCCATGGCGGGGAAAGAGAACAGCGGTATCGACCAGGCCGACGCCGACTTGTTCACTGGCGCGGTGTGGCTCTTCACCCCGCTTCCCGGCCAGGACATCCGCCGCGGCCGCGCCGGTGAATACGTGCAGTGGATCGAGCGCATCGGGGCGCGTGTGCTGGAGATGGATTCCGACCGCCACGACCGCCTGTGCGCCTGGATCAGCCACCTGCCGCAGATGCTCTCCACCGCGCTGGCGGCCGCGTTGCAAGAGGAGTTCGGCAACGACCTCGATCTGGAAGCCATCGGTGGGCGCGCCCTGCGCGAGATGACCCGCCTGGCGCGAAGCCCCTACAGCATGTGGCGCGACATCGCCCTCACCAACACCGCTAACATCCAGGAAGCGCTGCAGCGCCTGGAGCAACGCCTCTTCCACTTGCGCGAGAATCTCCGCACCCGCGAGCTGGAAATGGAGTTCGACACCGCCCGCCGCTTCCGCAAACCCTAA
- a CDS encoding DUF393 domain-containing protein: MPNSADESGAPRTKPLMVFDGDCGFCRAWIEYWKQLTGERVEYAPYQEAASQFPDVPREEFTAAVQIFLPDGERRGGAYAAFTALAIGEKTRELWAYEHVPGFATVSEAAYRRIAAHRSAAYRITKLLWGIPPRRESYALATELFLRALGVIYLIAFVSFGVQAAGLIGSHGFIRSRKPLTRYGGITATPRSACCPASSS; this comes from the coding sequence TTGCCGAACTCGGCAGATGAGAGCGGAGCACCGCGTACCAAGCCGCTGATGGTGTTTGACGGCGATTGCGGGTTCTGCCGCGCCTGGATCGAATACTGGAAGCAATTGACCGGCGAGCGCGTGGAGTACGCGCCGTACCAGGAAGCCGCTTCGCAATTTCCCGATGTGCCGCGCGAGGAGTTCACCGCGGCAGTGCAGATTTTCCTGCCTGACGGCGAGCGGCGCGGCGGAGCGTATGCGGCGTTCACCGCGCTGGCCATCGGAGAGAAGACACGGGAGCTATGGGCGTACGAGCACGTGCCGGGATTCGCCACGGTGTCGGAAGCGGCGTACCGGAGGATCGCGGCGCATCGATCCGCGGCTTACAGGATCACCAAGCTGCTGTGGGGCATTCCACCGCGCCGCGAGAGCTATGCGCTGGCGACGGAGCTATTCCTGCGCGCGCTGGGCGTGATTTACTTGATCGCGTTCGTCTCGTTCGGGGTGCAGGCCGCGGGACTGATCGGGAGCCACGGATTTATCCGGTCGCGGAAACCATTGACGCGGTACGGAGGTATTACGGCGACGCCGCGTTCCGCCTGCTGCCCAGCGTCTTCTTCCTGA